One part of the Phoenix dactylifera cultivar Barhee BC4 chromosome 4, palm_55x_up_171113_PBpolish2nd_filt_p, whole genome shotgun sequence genome encodes these proteins:
- the LOC103707207 gene encoding probable proteasome inhibitor isoform X1, which yields MATENVVIAVIRASRPSFRNPHDKVAFAVHASFLAAGFSLTATGKNALSDNPPIGGEEVGIEGWNELEDSYGFLYSKTEKGQKKNVLVRCLVIGDILAIDGLNLEGEQKEPFNLQIKVNDYLSDDRNQMSNYGELYKDLKGLVKNLNFGILAKLEPKVGSSGEGLHKSTAEPAIRIPVDHQPQNSGIVYPPIPPFEFNDAFPGPGSGFYPERTSGVGGDMLVGPNDPRWFGSGKFPGSLGGLPGVPPGARFDPYGPPGVPGFEPGRFARRPRQPGSGTHPDVQFFPRDPDCI from the exons ATGGCTACGGAGAATGTGGTAATAGCGGTCATCAGAGCTTCCCGCCCGTCCTTCCGTAACCCCCACGACAAGGTCGCCTTCGCCGTCCATGCCTCCTTCCtcgccgccggcttctccctcaCCGCCACCGGCAAGAACGCCTTATCCGATAATCCTCCGATCG GTGGGGAAGAGGTGGGGATCGAGGGGTGGAACGAGCTGGAGGACAGCTATGGTTTCTTGTACTCCAAGACCGAGAAGGGTCAGAAAAAGAATGTCTTGGTGAGGTGCCTGGTGATCGGAGATATCCTTGCGATTGACGGCTTGAATCTTGAGGGAGAGCAGAAGGAACCATTCAACCTCCAAATCaa GGTGAATGATTACTTGTCTGATGATAGAAATCAGATGAGTAATTATGGGGAGTTGTACAAGGATTTGAAGGGCCTCGTCAAGAACTTGAATTTCGGTATCTTGGCCAAATTGGAACCCAAGGTTGGGAGCAG TGGTGAAGGTTTGCATAAAAGTACTGCCGAACCTGCTATCAGAATTCCAGTTGATCATCAACCTCAAAATTCAGG TATTGTATATCCTCCTATTCCACCGTTTGAATTTAATGATGCTTTTCCTGGACCCGGCAGTGGCTTCTATCCTGAGAG GACCTCTGGTGTGGGTGGTGACATGCTCGTAG GGCCAAATGATCCACGCTGGTTTGGTTCTGGTAAATTTCCTGGTTCTCTTGGTGGACTTCC GGGTGTGCCACCGGGTGCTCGCTTTGATCCATATGGCCCTCCTGGTGTCCCAGGTTTCGAGCCAGGTCGTTTTGCAAG GCGACCGCGACAGCCTGGGAGTGGTACTCATCCAGATGTTCAATTTTTCCCCAGAGATCCTGATTGTATATAG
- the LOC103707207 gene encoding probable proteasome inhibitor isoform X2 → MATENVVIAVIRASRPSFRNPHDKVAFAVHASFLAAGFSLTATGKNALSDNPPIGGEEVGIEGWNELEDSYGFLYSKTEKGQKKNVLVRCLVIGDILAIDGLNLEGEQKEPFNLQIKVNDYLSDDRNQMSNYGELYKDLKGLVKNLNFGILAKLEPKVGSSGEGLHKSTAEPAIRIPVDHQPQNSGTSGVGGDMLVGPNDPRWFGSGKFPGSLGGLPGVPPGARFDPYGPPGVPGFEPGRFARRPRQPGSGTHPDVQFFPRDPDCI, encoded by the exons ATGGCTACGGAGAATGTGGTAATAGCGGTCATCAGAGCTTCCCGCCCGTCCTTCCGTAACCCCCACGACAAGGTCGCCTTCGCCGTCCATGCCTCCTTCCtcgccgccggcttctccctcaCCGCCACCGGCAAGAACGCCTTATCCGATAATCCTCCGATCG GTGGGGAAGAGGTGGGGATCGAGGGGTGGAACGAGCTGGAGGACAGCTATGGTTTCTTGTACTCCAAGACCGAGAAGGGTCAGAAAAAGAATGTCTTGGTGAGGTGCCTGGTGATCGGAGATATCCTTGCGATTGACGGCTTGAATCTTGAGGGAGAGCAGAAGGAACCATTCAACCTCCAAATCaa GGTGAATGATTACTTGTCTGATGATAGAAATCAGATGAGTAATTATGGGGAGTTGTACAAGGATTTGAAGGGCCTCGTCAAGAACTTGAATTTCGGTATCTTGGCCAAATTGGAACCCAAGGTTGGGAGCAG TGGTGAAGGTTTGCATAAAAGTACTGCCGAACCTGCTATCAGAATTCCAGTTGATCATCAACCTCAAAATTCAGG GACCTCTGGTGTGGGTGGTGACATGCTCGTAG GGCCAAATGATCCACGCTGGTTTGGTTCTGGTAAATTTCCTGGTTCTCTTGGTGGACTTCC GGGTGTGCCACCGGGTGCTCGCTTTGATCCATATGGCCCTCCTGGTGTCCCAGGTTTCGAGCCAGGTCGTTTTGCAAG GCGACCGCGACAGCCTGGGAGTGGTACTCATCCAGATGTTCAATTTTTCCCCAGAGATCCTGATTGTATATAG
- the LOC103707156 gene encoding UDP-glycosyltransferase 71K1-like: protein MGKISLVFLPIWGAGHLVPMVETAKRLLRFQQEEKIFSVTVLLIQPPNPASASTFSPYVQSVASSGLDIRFQDLPPVDAPTDTDGAEDFISLYIQSYKPHVKAALALSSIPVAALVLDLFATTIIDVADELGVPSYIFFASTAAMLALTLHLPILHDKIPVEFGELEGDVEVPGVPPIPPLSMPTPLMNKKSRVYTWFVFHGKRYLGAKGIIVNTFKELEPGPLEALMEGRCVPGHPTPAIYPVGPVIALEDDGDKANSERHECMKWLDGQPPASVLFLCFGSMGSFGAAQVREMALGLERSGHRFLWCLRTSSTGKFWHPIDANLGEVLPEGFLERTGKRGLVWPSWVPQKEILAHEAVGGFVTHCGWNSTLESLWFGVPMLGWPLYAEQHLNAFEMERMLGVAVQLKVDRRGGGYVGAEELERGVRCLMGDSEDGKKVRAKAEEMRLAIKNTIGKGGSSYNYLEQLATDMSKGGASDKY, encoded by the coding sequence ATGGGAAAAATCAGCCTGGTTTTCCTGCCGATCTGGGGCGCCGGCCACCTGGTGCCCATGGTGGAGACGGCCAAACGCCTCCTCCGGTTCCAACAAGAGGAGAAGATCTTCTCCGTCACCGTCCTCCTCATCCAACCCCCAAACCCGGCATCAGCCTCCACCTTCTCCCCCTACGTTCAGTCCGTCGCTTCCTCCGGCCTCGATATCCGCTTCCAAGACCTCCCGCCTGTTGATGCCCCCACCGACACCGACGGCGCCGAGGACTTCATCTCCCTCTACATCCAGAGCTACAAGCCCCACGTCAAGGCCGCCCTCGCCCTATCCTCCATTCCTGTCGCCGCTCTGGTCCTCGATCTCTTTGCCACCACTATTATTGACGTGGCTGACGAGCTCGGTGTCCCGTCCTACATCTTCTTCGCCTCCACCGCCGCCATGCTCGCTCTCACGCTCCATCTCCCGATTCTCCACGACAAGATTCCGGTAGAATTTGGGGAATTGGAAGGCGACGTAGAGGTCCCTGGAGTTCCTCCCATTCCGCCCCTATCCATGCCGACTCCCTTAATGAACAAGAAGAGCCGGGTCTACACTTGGTTTGTCTTTCACGGCAAACGGTATCTGGGAGCTAAAGGAATTATAGTTAACACGTTCAAGGAGCTAGAGCCAGGACCACTGGAGGCACTAATGGAGGGCCGCTGCGTGCCAGGCCACCCCACGCCGGCCATCTATCCAGTAGGACCAGTCATCGCCCTTGAGGATGACGGGGATAAGGCTAATTCCGAGCGGCACGAGTGCATGAAGTGGTTGGATGGGCAACCACCGGCGTCGGTGCTGTTCTTGTGCTTCGGGAGCATGGGCAGCTTCGGCGCAGCACAGGTGCGAGAGATGGCTCTCGGGCTGGAGCGAAGTGGGCACCGGTTCTTGTGGTGTCTCCGGACATCTTCGACGGGGAAATTCTGGCACCCGATCGATGCAAATTTGGGGGAAGTACTGCCCGAGGGGTTCTTGGAGAGGACCGGGAAAAGGGGATTGGTGTGGCCAAGTTGGGTGCCGCAGAAGGAGATATTGGCTCACGAGGCGGTCGGGGGATTCGTGACGCATTGCGGGTGGAACTCGACCCTGGAGAGCTTGTGGTTCGGGGTGCCGATGCTTGGATGGCCGCTGTATGCGGAGCAGCACCTGAATGCTTTTGAGATGGAGAGGATGCTTGGGGTGGCTGTGCAGCTCAAGGTGGACAGAAGGGGAGGGGGATACGTTGGAGCCGAGGAGTTGGAGAGGGGAGTCAGGTGTTTGATGGGGGACTCTGAGGACGGGAAGAAGGTGAGGGCGAAGGCTGAAGAGATGAGACTGGCAATCAAAAATACCATAGGGAAAGGAGGGTCATCTTATAATTATTTGGAGCAACTAGCTACGGACATGAGCAAAGGCGGGGCTTCAGACAAATATTAA